A single region of the Melospiza georgiana isolate bMelGeo1 chromosome 7, bMelGeo1.pri, whole genome shotgun sequence genome encodes:
- the ATIC gene encoding bifunctional purine biosynthesis protein ATIC, whose translation MAARQQLALLSVSDKTNLVEFAKSLNALGLGLIASGGTAKSLRDAGLPVRDVSDLTGFPEMLGGRVKTLHPAVHAGILARNIPEDNADMKKQDFSLVRVVVCNLYPFVKTVSSPGVTVQDAVEKIDIGGVALLRAAAKNHARVTVLCDPADYAAVAKEMAASRDRDTAMETRRLLALKAFTHTAQYDAAISDYFRKEYSKGVSQLPLRYGMNPHQSPAQLYTTSPKLPLTVVNGSPGFINLCDALNAWQLVKELKQALGIPAAASFKHVSPAGAAVGVPLSEEEAHVCMVHDLHKSLTPLASAYARSRGADRMSSFGDFIALSDVCDVPTAKIISREVSDGVVAPGYEEEALKILSKKKNGAYCVLQMDPHYEPDDLEVRTLYGLNLMQKRNNAVIDRSLFKNIVTKNKNLPEAAVRDLIVASIAVKYTQSNSVCYAKDGQVIGIGAGQQSRIHCTRLAGDKANNWWLRHHPRVLAMRFKGGVKRAEISNAIDQYVTDTIGEDEDLVKWQALFEEVPKQLTEAEKKQWIAKLSAVSLSSDAFFPFRDNVDRAKRSGVQFIAAPSGSAADDVVIEACNELGITLIHTNLRLFHH comes from the exons CTTTACTCAGCGTCTCTGACAAGACCAACCTGGTGGAGTTTGCGAAGAGCCTGAACGCGCTCGGCCTGGGTTTGATTGCCTCCGGAGGAACGGCCAAGTCCCTCAGGGATGCTGGCTTGCCGGTCAG GGATGTCTCAGACCTGACAGGCTTCCCTGAGATGCTGGGTGGGCGTGTGAAAACCCTTCATCCTGCAGTCCATGCTG GCATCTTGGCTCGCAATATTCCAGAGGATAATGCTGATATGAAGAAACAGGATTTCAGCCTTGTAAG AGTTGTAGTGTGCAACCTGTACCCCTTTGTGAAGACCGTGTCTTCTCCTGGTGTGACTGTCCAGGATGCAGTGGAAAAGATTGATATTG GGGGAGTGGCCCTGCTGCGGGCAGCTGCCAAGAACCACGCCCGTGTGACAGTGCTGTGTGACCCTGCAGACTATGCTGCAGTGGCTAAAGAGATGGCAgcctccagggacagggacactgccatGGAAACCCGGCGCCTGCTGGCACTCAAG GCCTTCACCCACACTGCTCAGTACGATGCAGCCATCTCTGACTACTTCAGGAAGGAGTACAGCAAGGGGGTGTCGCAGCTGCCCCTGAGGTACGGCATGAATCCTCACCAGAGTCCTGCTCAGCTCTACACCACGAGCCCCAAACTGCCCCTGACAG TGGTGAACGGCTCCCCGGGCTTCATCAACCTCTGCGATGCCCTCAACGCCTGGCAGCTGGTGAAGGAGCTCAAGCAGGCGCTGGGCATCCCGGCCGCAGCCTCCTTCAAGCACGTCAGCCCCGCAG GTGCTGCTGTTGGAGTTCCGCTCAGCGAGGAGGAGGCCCACGTGTGCATGGTGCACGACCTGCACAAGAGCCTGACGCCCCTGGCCTCTGCCTACGCCCGCAGCAGAG GTGCTGATCGGATGTCCTCCTTTGGTGACTTCATTGCTCTCTCTGATGTCTGTGACGTGCCTACTGCCAAGATCATCTCCAGAGAG GTGTCTGATGGTGTGGTGGCTCCTGGCTATGAGGAAGAAGCTCTCAAAATCCTTTCCAAAAAGAAGAATGGTGCTTACTGTGTGCTCCAG ATGGATCCCCACTACGAGCCCGACGACCTGGAGGTGCGCACCCTCTACGGGCTGAACCTGATGCAGAAGAGGAACAACGCCGTCATCGACCGCTCGCTGTTCAAGAACATTGTCACCAAGAACAAAAAC CTGCCCGAGGCCGCTGTGCGGGACCTGATCGTGGCCAGCATCGCTGTCAAGTACACCCAGTCCAACTCGGTCTGCTACGCCAAGGATGGCCAG gtgatCGGGATCGGCGCGGGGCAGCAGTCCCGCATCCACTGCACGCGCCTGGCGGGGGACAAGGCCAACAACTGGTGGCTGCGGCACCACCCGCGCGTGCTGGCCATGCGCTTCAAGGGCGGCGTCAAGAGGGCCGAGATCTCCAACGCCATCGACCAGTACGTCACCGACACCATCGGAGAG GATGAGGACCTGGTGAAGTGGCAGGCCCTGTTTGAAGAGGTGCCCAAGCAGCTGACAGAAGCAGAGAAGAAGCAGTGGATTGCCAAGCTCTCTGCTGTGTCCCTCAGCTCTGATGCCTTCTTCCCTTTTAGGGATAACGTCGACAGAGCCAAGCGG agTGGAGTGCAGTTCATCGCTGCCCCCTCGGGCTCGGCTGCCGACGACGTCGTGATCGAGGCCTGCAACGAGCTGGGGATCACCCTCATCCACACCAACCTCCGGCTGTTCCACcactga